The genomic DNA CGTGACGGAAGCCGCCAGCGAGCTCGCCATCAGCCCATCGGCTTTTAGCCATGCGCTCGCGCGTTTGCGTGTTGCGTTAGAGGATCCGCTCTTCGTCCGCCAGGACAGCCAGATGCAGCCCACGCCAAGAGCCGACGCGCTTTTTCCCGCGATCTCCCGTGCGTTGGAAACGCTCAATGGGGAATTGGGGAAAGTCGACAGCTTCGATCCCGCCACCAGCACTCAGACCTTTACCTTTGCGGCTACCGATTATACCGCCGCCGTTTTCTTTCCCGAACTGATTGCCCGCCTGCAGGCCGCTGCGCCGGGAATTCGTGTCCGTATCATCTATTCACGGGAATATGATGCGCTGGAAGACTTACTCGCAGGGCGCGTTAATTTCGCGGTGGGATTTGAAGAGGAAAAAGTTCAACCGCGCCACGGCCTGGCGTCGCTGGCGCTGTTTACCGATGATTATGTTGTTGCGGTGCGTAAAGGCCATCCGCTGGCGGGAGAGACGCTGACCCCAGAAACGTATCTCCAGCTCGGTCACGTGGTCGTTAGCCCATGGAACGAGCACCACCGTCCGATCGACAGCTACCTGCTATCACACCACGTCAGCCGCAATACGGTGGTAGAGCTGCCAAGCGTTATGTCGGCGCCATTCATCGTCAGTCGAACCGATCTGGCGATTACCCTACCGCGCCGTGGTGTGCATCAACTGTTTGATACCCGCCAGCTGGCGCTACACGCACCGCCATTCCCTATTCCACCGTATACGCTAAAAGTCTATTACCGCCCGTCCAACGGACAGGCAAAAGCACAGCAGTGGATGCTGGCGCAGATTGCGGCCTTGAAATAGCAATAACCCGGCGGGCGCCGGGTTATAAGAAGCATTACAGGAACGGTTTAACGTCCCCCACGCCTTCACGCACCACCACCGGTGCATCTTCGGTAAGGTCGATAACCGTAGTCGGCTGCTGTCCGAGATAGCCACCGTGAATGATCAGATCGACCACTTTCTCGAGGCGATCTTTAATCTCTTCCGGATCAGACTCGGTAAACTCACTGCCTGGCAGCATCAGCGAGGTAGAGAGCATCGGCTCACCTAAGGTTTCGAGCAGCGCCTGCGCGATCGGGTTGGACGGCACGCGCATCCCGATGGTTTTACGCTTCTCCTGCAACAGCCGACGCGGTACCTCTTTCGTCCCTTTCAGGATAAAAGTGTAGTTACCCGGCGTGTTGTTTTTCATCAGGCGAAACGCCACGTTGTCGACGTAGGAATAGGTCGACAGCTCGGACAGATCGCGACACATCAGCGTAAAGTTGTGGCCGTCCGGCAGTTGACGAATGCGGCAGATACGCTCCATCGCGCCTTTATCTTCAATTTTGCAGCCCAGCGCGTAGCCGGAGTCGGTTGGGTAGACGATAACGCCGCCCTTACGCACAATTTCGACCGCCTGGTTAATCAGACGCGCCTGCGGGTTATCCGGATGGATATAAAAAAACTGACTCATGCTTCCCTCTCAGTTGTATTCTGCGGCTGTTCCCAGCGCTGCCAGACGCCCTCGACGCCCGCCGGGAGCCACAGTTTGCGGCCCAGCTCAATCCACGGGCAGGGTTGATGGA from Klebsiella sp. WP3-W18-ESBL-02 includes the following:
- a CDS encoding L-threonylcarbamoyladenylate synthase, translated to MSQFFYIHPDNPQARLINQAVEIVRKGGVIVYPTDSGYALGCKIEDKGAMERICRIRQLPDGHNFTLMCRDLSELSTYSYVDNVAFRLMKNNTPGNYTFILKGTKEVPRRLLQEKRKTIGMRVPSNPIAQALLETLGEPMLSTSLMLPGSEFTESDPEEIKDRLEKVVDLIIHGGYLGQQPTTVIDLTEDAPVVVREGVGDVKPFL
- a CDS encoding LysR family transcriptional regulator; amino-acid sequence: MHHNLRLLDLNLLLVFDALYRLGSVTEAASELAISPSAFSHALARLRVALEDPLFVRQDSQMQPTPRADALFPAISRALETLNGELGKVDSFDPATSTQTFTFAATDYTAAVFFPELIARLQAAAPGIRVRIIYSREYDALEDLLAGRVNFAVGFEEEKVQPRHGLASLALFTDDYVVAVRKGHPLAGETLTPETYLQLGHVVVSPWNEHHRPIDSYLLSHHVSRNTVVELPSVMSAPFIVSRTDLAITLPRRGVHQLFDTRQLALHAPPFPIPPYTLKVYYRPSNGQAKAQQWMLAQIAALK